The Dehalococcoidia bacterium genome includes a window with the following:
- a CDS encoding acetyl-CoA C-acetyltransferase: MEAVILEAVRTPRARAKPGSGALAGVHPQVLLAQVLNAAVERAGVAAEEVDDVIVGCVTQAGEQGANIARLAVLTAGWPVAVTGTTVARACGSGLQAVNFAATAVAAGTADLIVAGGVESMSRAPMRSDGAWQDGHNALLRARFHFIPQGISADLIATLEGIERDELDRFALRSQQRAAAAIAEGRFRRSLIPVRDPATGAVILAADNHPRPETTLAALAALPPAFAAMGKESLTPDGPTFDEIALRAYPHAHPLRHVHTAGNSSGIVDGAAAVVVASPAYARARGLRPRARIRAMATLGADPITMLTAPADTCRRALVKAGMTARDIDLWEINEAFAVVPIQTMRRLEIDPERVNVNGGAIALGHPLGATGAILVGTALDELERQGLATACITLCTAGGMGIATIIERV, encoded by the coding sequence ATGGAGGCAGTCATTCTCGAAGCGGTGCGCACGCCGCGGGCGCGAGCGAAGCCGGGCAGCGGCGCGCTTGCCGGCGTCCACCCCCAAGTTTTGCTCGCCCAGGTGCTGAACGCGGCAGTTGAGCGCGCGGGCGTAGCGGCAGAAGAGGTCGACGACGTCATCGTCGGCTGCGTCACGCAAGCGGGGGAGCAAGGCGCGAACATCGCCCGCCTTGCCGTTCTTACCGCGGGCTGGCCGGTTGCAGTGACGGGCACGACCGTGGCGCGCGCCTGCGGCTCTGGCCTCCAAGCGGTCAACTTCGCGGCAACGGCTGTTGCTGCTGGGACGGCCGACCTCATTGTCGCTGGCGGCGTGGAGAGCATGTCGCGCGCGCCGATGCGCTCCGATGGAGCCTGGCAGGATGGCCACAATGCGTTGCTGCGCGCCCGCTTTCACTTTATCCCCCAAGGCATCAGCGCCGACCTGATCGCCACGCTCGAGGGCATCGAGCGCGACGAACTGGACCGGTTCGCTCTGCGCTCTCAGCAGCGGGCGGCCGCTGCGATCGCGGAGGGCCGCTTTCGGCGCAGTCTCATCCCCGTGCGCGACCCTGCAACGGGCGCCGTGATCCTCGCCGCGGATAATCACCCGCGGCCCGAAACCACGCTGGCGGCGCTTGCCGCCTTGCCCCCCGCCTTCGCGGCGATGGGGAAGGAATCGCTGACGCCGGATGGCCCGACGTTCGACGAAATCGCGCTCCGGGCGTATCCCCACGCCCATCCGCTCCGGCATGTCCACACCGCCGGCAACTCCTCGGGCATCGTCGATGGCGCGGCGGCGGTCGTTGTCGCCAGCCCCGCCTACGCCCGCGCCCGCGGCCTGCGACCACGGGCGCGCATCCGGGCGATGGCGACCCTCGGCGCTGACCCGATCACGATGCTGACCGCCCCGGCGGACACCTGTCGACGCGCGCTCGTCAAAGCCGGGATGACAGCGCGCGACATCGACCTGTGGGAGATCAACGAGGCGTTTGCGGTGGTGCCGATCCAGACGATGCGCCGCCTCGAGATCGACCCGGAGCGGGTGAATGTCAACGGCGGCGCGATCGCGCTGGGGCATCCGCTCGGCGCGACGGGCGCTATCCTAGTCGGCACGGCGCTTGATGAACTCGAGCGGCAAGGACTGGCGACTGCCTGTATCACGCTCTGTACAGCAGGCGGCATGGGCATCGCCACCATCATCGAGCGGGTCTAG